One window from the genome of Hippoglossus hippoglossus isolate fHipHip1 chromosome 6, fHipHip1.pri, whole genome shotgun sequence encodes:
- the pidd1 gene encoding p53-induced death domain-containing protein 1 gives MSEDQAELLEPERDESPAAPSASPTSLMDTCAPSISSLSSASSVHHQADFSSSSSSSSVLSLTPPLPPSVELSAVLTDTRLTLDVYQGGAAALPLLWASVPRQLRGLQYLRLGSEDKPGLDGAVDVLPHLTELRSLAVRGHRFYDSRGDQLPGLLATLPSSFSAHSHLVHLDLSFNQLSCLPSSLLSIPTLSSLLLCHNRLSALPPDIGLLSSLSYLSLLGNELVSLPPSLGRLKVLQVLDVSHNLLQHLPDEIGSLEELVRLELSHNKLKELPETLGSLLSLRELFLSSNDLRLIPHCLNRLPQLKIDVRDNPMGRLLTPPPLTPTPDQAETKIPELHLGLNQHSFCVSSAGCHVFLPGGGELLFPPGCLVTTTRLQWVEKRPQKKWVWLEEHEILLSRPLELRPHGITFLKPVQVCVPYHRTKRKQVVVRRFDGQSWSTLPTDLRRGSEGHSSHPGGRPARLACCSVSQFSWFMAVSRLVKDTCSVTPTGTLLVSSSDPGIKLHFPPDCTAQTRTITLQVLQVSVSEVQALCGDSQARVSPLLCLSQTPNMQFLQPIKVQIPLPPGVTGHTVDETCLHVLHGDPTAQTWTDITSQVSLCVTHLYAVFYITHFSWYWLWYTTQRYVSGVARKVYQRLKQFKVQFFVLQRKQDPSQVLLQCLPSNKVEGRVQSLSEQYDGPQPSDLCDLLEGEQFFAGFERGLDISTDRPDCVQGRLCFVFYSSLKNLKEVYICPAQGQRGPVRGQVSFYRGDIPSNLPEEVARTRKGDDNQWLATLLLRLPALNSDNSYILEEIQYPPLNLGDPESGYLTESNLLSISLQIGHEWRVIGINLGLSYQELDHIQYKHRDNLGALVLDMLFHWARNAGPGAVSKLVVAMMESGRRDLADEIEDIVNIGRRKYSQSLRRLGLEADSSPLEESTAVDEAAPATDGCRTLE, from the exons ATGTCTGAAGACCAAGCAGAGCTGCTGGAGCCAGAGAGGGATGAGAGCCCAGctgctccctctgcctctcccaCCAGCCTCATGGACACCTGTGCTCCTTCCATATCAAGTCTCTCCTCTGCCAGCTCCGTCCATCATCAagcagatttttcttcttcatcgtcatcttcctctgtcctgTCTCTTACTCCACCCTTGCCTCCCTCTGTGGAGCTCTCTGCTGTGTTGACTGACACAAGGCTGACCCTGGATGTGTACCAGGGGGGAGCAGCCGCGCTGCCCCTGCTGTGGGCGTCCGTCCCCCGGCAGCTGAGGGGGCTCCAGTACCTGAGACTGGGCTCTGAAGACAAACCAGGGCTGGATGGGGCAGTGGATGTTCTACCTCATCTGACAGAACTGCGGTCACTGGCTGTTCGGG GACACCGTTTTTATGACTCGAGAGGTGACCAGCTGCCTGGCCTCCTCGCCACTCTGCCCTCATCTTTTTCCGCCCACTCTCATCTGGTGCACCTGGATCTCTCCTTCAACCAGCTCTCCTGTCTGCCCTCCTCCCTGCTCAGCATTCCCACGCTGTCCTCCTTGCTCCTTTGCCACAACCGCCTCTCAGCTCTGCCTCCAGACATAGGCCTACTGTCCTCCCTCTCCTACCTCTCCCTCCTGGGGAACGAGCTGGTCTCCCTTCCTCCGAGTCTGGGTCGGCTGAAAGTGCTGCAGGTGCTGGACGTATCGCACAATCTCCTCCAGCATCTACCTGATGAAATAGGTTCTCTGGAGGAGCTTGTTAGGCTGGAATTGTCCCACAACAAGCTGAAAGAGCTACCAGAGACCTTGG GCTCTCTCCTTTCGCTCAGGGAGCTTTTCCTCTCCAGCAATGACCTCCGCCTGATCCCACATTGTCTGAACAGACTGCCTCAGCTGAAAATAGATGTACGTGACAATCCTATGGGACGACTGCTAACCCCTCCACCTCTGACTCCTACACCTG ATCAAGCTGAAACAAAAATCCCAGAGTTGCACCTCGGATTGAATCAGCACAG tttctgtgtttcGTCTGCTGGCTGTCATGTGTTTCTCCCCGGGGGGGGAGAGCTACTGTTCCCCCCGGGGTGCCTAGTGACGACCACCAGACTGCAGTGGGTTGAGAAAAGGCCACAAAAGAAGTGGGTGTGGTTGGAGGAGCATGAAATCCTGCTGAGTCGCCCTCTGGAACTGCGTCCCCATGGGATTACCTTTCTCAAG cctgtgcaggtgtgtgtgccaTATCATCGAACAAAAAGAAAGCAGGTGGTCGTGCGGAGGTTTGATGGACAGTCGTGGAGCACCCTGCCCACTGATCTGAGGAGGGGGAGCGAGGGCCATAGCAGTCACCCTGGAGGACGTCCCGCCAGG CTGGCGTGCTGCTCAGTGAGCCAATTCTCCTGGTTTATGGCGGTGTCCCGTCTAGTGAAGGACACTTGCTCCGTTACACCAACTGGAACGCTGCTGGTTTCCAGCTCTGACCCTGGAATCAAGCTCCACTTCCCTCCAGACTGCACCGCACAGACCCGTACCATAACACTACAG GTGTTGCAGGTGTCTGTGTCAGAGGTGCAGGCGCTGTGTGGTGACTCTCAGGCCAGAGTCAGCcctcttctctgcctctcccaGACTCCCAACATGCAATTCCTGCAGCCAATCAAAGTTCAGATCCCTTTGCCACCCGGAGTCACAG GCCATACAGTTGATGAGACCTGTTTGCATGTGCTCCACGGGGACCCCACTGCCCAAACCTGGACTGACATCACATCACAAGTGTCTCTCTGCGTCACTCATTTGTATGCCGTTTTCTACATTACACATTTCTCCTG GTACTGGCTGTGGTACACCACTCAGCGATATGTTAGTGGTGTGGCCAGGAAGGTCTATCAACGACTGAAACAGTTTAAAGTCCAGTTCTTTGTCCTCCAGCGGAAGCAGGATCCCTCACAAGTTTTGCTACAGTGTTTACCTTCTAACAAG GTGGAAGGCCGAGTACAGTCGTTGTCAGAGCAGTACGACGGACCTCAGCCGTCAGACCTGTGTGACCTACTTGAAGGAGAGCAGTTCTTCGCCGGCTTCGAGAGGGGCCTGGATATCAGCACAG ACAGACCAGACTGTGTGCAAGGAAGACTGTGTTTCGTGTTTTACTCCAGCCTGAAGAATCTGAAGGAAGTGTACATCTGTCCAGCTCAGGGTCAGAGGGGGCCAGTGAGGGGACAA GTTTCCTTTTATAGAGGGGACATTCCCAGCAATCTACCAGAGGAAGTAGCGAGAACGAGGAAAGGAGACGACAACCAGTGGCTTGCAACTTTGCTGCTAAGGCTTCCT GCTTTAAACTCAGACAACAGTTACATCCTGGAGGAGATACAATATCCTCCTTTGAACCTGGGTGACCCTGAGAGCGGCTATCTGACAGAATCCAACTTGCTGTCCATCTCTCTTCAGATAGGACACGAGTGGCGTGTTATTGGCATCAATCTTGGCTTAAGCTACCAGGAGTTGGACCACATCCAGTATAAACACAG GGACAACCTGGGAGCATTGGTGCTGGACATGCTGTTCCACTGGGCAAGGAACGCAGGGCCAGGGGCTGTGTCCAAGCTGGTGGTTGCTATGATGGAGAGTGGCAGGAGAGACCTCGCGGATGAGATTGAGGATATTGTCAACATAGGAAGGAGAAAGTACTCACAGTCACTGAGGAGATTGGGCCTGGAGGCAGACAGCTCCCCCCTTGAAGAAAGCACAGCAGTAGATGAGGCAGCACCCGCTACAGATGGCTGCCGTACACTTGAGTAA
- the slc25a22a gene encoding mitochondrial glutamate carrier 1, whose protein sequence is MADKQISLPAKLINGGIAGLIGVTCVFPIDLAKTRLQNQQNGSRLYTSMSDCLIKTIRSEGYFGMYRGAAVNLTLVTPEKAIKLAANDFFRQHLSKDGKLTLVKEMLAGCGAGTCQVVITTPMEMLKIQLQDAGRIAAQRKLMPETVAAGTVETKSPTAIQLTRELLREKGIAGLYKGLGATLLRDVPFSIIYFPLFANLNNLGKRGADGPAPFYVSFLSGCTAGSIAAVAVNPVDVIKTRLQSLNRGSTEDTYSGVTDCIRKILHNEGPSAFLKGAYCRALVIAPLFGIAQVIYFLGVGEYLLSCLPKKDK, encoded by the exons ATGGCTGACAAGCAGATCAG TTTGCCTGCCAAATTGATCAATGGGGGGATCGCTGGCCTGATCGGAGTGACCTGTGTGTTTCCCATTGACCTGGCCAAGACTCGCTTGCAAAACCAGCAAAATGGATCTCGCCTCTACACCAGCAT gtcagATTGCCTTATTAAGACCATCCGGTCAGAGGGGTATTTTGGGATGTATAGAG GAGCGGCGGTGAACTTAACACTAGTCACGCCAGAGAAAGCCATCAAATTGGCTGCCAACGACTTCTTCAGGCAACACCTCTCTAAAGACGG aaaACTCACTCTAGTTAAAGAGATGCTGGCTGGATGTGGGGCAGGTACATGCCAG gTTGTTATCACAACTCCTATGGAGATGTTGAAAATCCAGCTCCAAGATGCTGGACGAATTG CTGCTCAGAGGAAACTGATGCCAGAGACGGTGGCAGCAGGTACTGTCGAGACCAAGTCCCCAACAGCCATCCAGCTCACAAGAGAGCTGCTGAGGGAAAAGGGCATAGCTGGGCTGTATAAGGGTCTTGGTGCCACATTGCTCAG GGACGTCCCTTTCTCCATCATCTATTTCCCCCTCTTTGCCAACCTGAATAACCTGGGCAAAAGAGGTGCAGATGGCCCCGCTCCTTTCTATGTGTCATTTTTATCAGGCTGCACCGCGGGCAGCATAGCGGCTGTGGCCGTCAACCCTGTCGATG tgatAAAGACTCGCCTGCAGTCCCTGAACAGAGGAAGCACAGAGGACACGTACAGCGGAGTGACAGACTGCATCAG GAAAATCCTCCATAATGAGGGTCCGTCAGCCTTCCTGAAAGGAGCCTACTGTCGAGCCCTGGTCATCGCACCTCTGTTCGGCATTGCCCAGGTTATCTACTTCTTGGGTGTTGGTGAATATTTACTCAGCTGCTTGcctaaaaaagacaaataa